The following proteins are encoded in a genomic region of Thermococcus henrietii:
- a CDS encoding UPF0146 family protein, whose amino-acid sequence MLETLADFIAENFPRGKAVELGIGFQTKVALRLTELGYDVLAIDWNERAVENAKKAGIKAVRDDLFRPRVSLYRDAVVLYSVRPTPEIMKPIVELSKKTGVPLVILPLSGDSVPKQMRLVNYKGLAIYVYKP is encoded by the coding sequence ATGCTCGAAACCCTCGCCGATTTCATAGCCGAGAACTTCCCCAGGGGAAAGGCTGTTGAGCTCGGCATAGGCTTCCAGACGAAAGTGGCTTTAAGGCTGACCGAGCTCGGCTACGACGTTCTGGCGATAGACTGGAACGAGAGAGCCGTTGAGAACGCGAAGAAAGCTGGCATAAAAGCGGTCCGCGACGACCTCTTCAGGCCGAGGGTCAGCCTTTACAGGGACGCGGTGGTTCTCTACTCAGTAAGGCCGACGCCCGAGATAATGAAGCCCATCGTCGAGCTGAGCAAAAAAACCGGCGTTCCCCTCGTGATTCTGCCCCTGAGCGGTGACTCCGTGCCCAAACAGATGAGGCTCGTGAACTATAAAGGACTGGCGATATACGTTTATAAGCCGTGA
- a CDS encoding TrmB family transcriptional regulator has protein sequence MREEEIIEKLQKLGLTKYESLAYITLLKLGPSKATDITKESGIPHTRVYDVLSSLHRKGFVDVMHGTPRLYRPVNPEVVLERIKEEFIEDIEKLKEAFVELYKQTHGQELPEIWTILGFDNTLERVQHIIRTARYEVLINTPYEFLELLRRDIKARKDVIFVIITNLPDEIPDWLKADNILLARTGGAPWLMASWIIGDADYSIFFGAIPKDKRREKFYSFWAKSPRAVFQYMHWFYTIYFDNSEVVKPINYEALSKPLTLVNVRTLITILKHVGLPREAEIVGKLVDTREPVELHGKIVDYEYTPLVANVTIEAGGNRWKVGGISSYVEDVEGEKFILLE, from the coding sequence ATGAGGGAGGAGGAAATCATTGAGAAGCTCCAGAAGCTCGGACTCACGAAGTACGAGAGCTTAGCGTACATAACCCTTCTCAAGCTCGGCCCGAGCAAGGCCACCGACATAACCAAGGAGAGCGGAATTCCGCACACGAGGGTCTACGACGTCCTCAGCTCGCTCCACAGGAAGGGCTTCGTTGACGTTATGCACGGGACTCCGAGGCTCTACCGCCCGGTTAACCCCGAGGTCGTCCTCGAGCGCATAAAGGAGGAGTTCATTGAGGACATTGAGAAGCTCAAGGAGGCGTTCGTCGAGCTCTACAAGCAGACCCACGGGCAGGAGTTGCCCGAGATATGGACGATTCTCGGCTTCGACAACACCCTTGAGAGGGTTCAGCACATAATAAGGACCGCCCGCTACGAGGTTCTAATCAACACGCCCTACGAGTTCCTCGAGCTTCTCAGACGGGACATAAAGGCCAGGAAGGACGTAATCTTCGTGATAATCACAAACCTGCCCGATGAAATCCCCGACTGGCTCAAGGCGGACAACATACTCCTCGCGAGAACCGGCGGTGCCCCCTGGCTCATGGCGAGCTGGATAATCGGCGACGCGGACTACTCGATATTCTTCGGCGCGATTCCCAAGGACAAGAGGCGGGAGAAGTTCTACTCCTTCTGGGCCAAGAGCCCCAGGGCGGTCTTCCAGTACATGCACTGGTTCTACACGATTTACTTCGACAACAGCGAGGTGGTCAAACCCATCAACTACGAGGCCCTCTCAAAGCCCCTGACCCTCGTGAACGTCAGGACCCTTATCACGATACTCAAACACGTTGGCCTTCCGAGGGAGGCCGAAATCGTTGGAAAGCTCGTCGATACGAGGGAGCCGGTGGAGCTCCACGGGAAGATTGTTGACTACGAGTACACCCCGCTCGTGGCCAACGTCACAATCGAGGCCGGTGGCAACCGCTGGAAGGTCGGCGGAATAAGCAGTTACGTCGAGGACGTCGAGGGCGAGAAGTTCATACTCCTTGAGTGA
- a CDS encoding glycogen synthase: MRVLILSFEYLPVKVGGLAEAVTSIAEGLVELGNEVIVFTPDHGRNLGEPFLTFRLSFEGRTVEVTARKREQNGVTVYTLSGDLLDTDVYPDWETLLRKAVLFGKASAGLLNHLIGTFKPDVVHAHDWHTVFALGLLKKYFSPKAVFTVHRLNKARIPAGYFHEANLGELAPYPEIDPEHTACYIADAVTTVSKSYLLEEWDFFRNFDGKVTHVFNGIDCSFWSEELLENADRPREGRRRLILQRFGLSDGKAFMFIGRFDRAQKGVDTLLRAIEILSGDPSFKEMRFIIVGKGDPGLEAWAKAVENRFPENVKVITDVLPRETVRELYGSVDFVVIPSYFEPFGLVQLEAMCLGAIPIASAVGGLKDTIIDLNIDPENATGILVPPRDAFALARAMVSAKELNEGTLARLRENAKKRARKDFAWEKACRRYLLVYTGAVDKAMPFLL, translated from the coding sequence ATGCGCGTCCTCATACTCTCTTTCGAATACCTGCCGGTTAAGGTCGGTGGTTTGGCGGAGGCCGTTACGAGCATAGCTGAAGGTCTTGTCGAGCTCGGCAACGAGGTAATCGTCTTCACCCCCGACCATGGGCGGAACCTCGGTGAGCCGTTTCTCACTTTCAGGCTCTCCTTTGAGGGCAGGACCGTCGAGGTAACCGCCAGAAAGAGGGAGCAGAACGGGGTCACGGTTTACACGCTCTCCGGAGACCTCCTCGACACCGACGTTTACCCCGACTGGGAGACCCTCCTCAGGAAGGCCGTCCTCTTCGGCAAAGCTTCGGCCGGTCTGCTCAACCACCTTATCGGGACCTTTAAGCCCGATGTCGTTCACGCCCACGACTGGCACACCGTCTTCGCCCTCGGACTTTTGAAGAAGTACTTCTCTCCCAAAGCCGTTTTCACGGTCCACAGGCTCAACAAGGCCAGGATTCCAGCGGGCTACTTCCACGAGGCCAACCTTGGTGAGCTCGCGCCTTACCCCGAGATAGACCCCGAGCACACCGCCTGCTACATAGCCGACGCGGTAACGACCGTTAGCAAAAGCTACCTCCTCGAGGAATGGGACTTCTTCAGGAACTTTGACGGCAAGGTGACGCACGTCTTCAACGGCATAGACTGCTCCTTCTGGAGCGAGGAGCTCCTTGAGAACGCCGATAGGCCGAGGGAGGGGCGGAGACGGCTAATCCTCCAACGCTTTGGTTTGAGTGACGGAAAGGCCTTCATGTTCATCGGTCGCTTCGACAGGGCCCAGAAGGGCGTTGACACGCTCCTAAGGGCGATAGAGATACTCTCCGGGGACCCGTCTTTTAAGGAGATGCGCTTCATTATCGTCGGCAAGGGCGACCCGGGATTAGAGGCCTGGGCCAAAGCCGTTGAGAACCGCTTCCCTGAGAACGTCAAGGTAATCACCGACGTCCTGCCGAGGGAAACCGTCCGCGAGCTGTACGGCTCGGTGGACTTCGTGGTGATTCCGTCTTACTTTGAGCCCTTTGGATTGGTTCAGCTTGAGGCGATGTGCCTCGGGGCGATTCCAATAGCGAGCGCCGTCGGTGGACTCAAGGACACGATAATAGACCTCAACATAGACCCTGAGAACGCCACCGGAATACTCGTCCCGCCGAGAGATGCATTCGCCCTCGCGAGGGCCATGGTTTCGGCTAAAGAGCTCAACGAAGGAACCCTCGCAAGGCTCCGTGAGAACGCCAAGAAGCGCGCGAGAAAGGACTTCGCCTGGGAGAAGGCCTGCAGGCGCTACCTGCTCGTTTACACAGGAGCAGTGGACAAGGCGATGCCCTTCCTGCTCTAA
- a CDS encoding ribonuclease P protein component 2, with the protein MREKPKYLPPTLREKHRYIAFQLIGERPFRKDEVKRAIWEASLSTLGVLGSAKAKPWFIRFDEKSQTGIVRVDRKHVEELRFALTLVTEINGSKAIFRTLGVSGTIKRLKRKFLAKFGWR; encoded by the coding sequence ATGAGGGAGAAGCCAAAGTATCTGCCCCCTACACTCCGCGAGAAGCACCGCTACATAGCCTTCCAGCTGATTGGGGAGAGGCCCTTCCGGAAGGACGAGGTCAAGAGGGCGATATGGGAGGCAAGCCTCTCAACGCTCGGAGTCCTCGGCTCGGCTAAAGCAAAGCCCTGGTTCATACGCTTCGATGAGAAGAGCCAGACCGGAATCGTCAGGGTTGACAGAAAGCACGTCGAGGAGCTCAGGTTTGCCCTAACCCTTGTGACGGAGATAAACGGCTCGAAGGCAATCTTCAGGACGCTCGGAGTTTCAGGGACGATAAAAAGGCTGAAGAGGAAGTTTTTAGCCAAATTCGGCTGGCGTTAG
- a CDS encoding radical SAM protein has product MVWETPYFSYAVRELPKGCGLCVRGEKLVLFTTGKCPRDCFYCPLSPWRREDVVYANERPVKSVDDVIEEVMIQEAKGAGVTGGDPLARLDRTVQYIRALKEAFGEDFHVHLYTTGALATKKNLEKLYDAGLDEIRFHPDLFNPNSKLFKVEIENIKNAFDFDWDIGGEIPSVPGQFERMKWYAEFLDSLGAKFLNVNELEFSETNLRNLLDRGYRPISDESSAIKGSLELGLKLLEWGEENTSLSYHLCTAKLKDAVQLRNRLRRMARSVAKPYMEITEDGTLRFGIAEYDDLDELYEFLVSEAEVPEEWLHVNKEKGRIEMPEEVALELAEAIEGDVRFFIVEEYPTFDRIEVERIPLP; this is encoded by the coding sequence ATGGTATGGGAGACCCCTTACTTCTCATACGCCGTGAGGGAACTTCCGAAGGGCTGTGGGCTCTGCGTTAGGGGTGAGAAGCTCGTCCTCTTCACCACAGGGAAGTGTCCGAGGGACTGCTTCTACTGCCCGCTGAGCCCTTGGAGGAGGGAAGATGTTGTTTACGCCAACGAGAGACCCGTTAAGAGCGTTGATGACGTCATCGAGGAGGTGATGATTCAGGAGGCAAAGGGCGCGGGCGTCACCGGCGGGGACCCCCTCGCGAGGCTCGACAGAACGGTTCAATACATACGCGCCCTCAAGGAGGCCTTTGGTGAGGACTTTCACGTCCACCTCTACACCACCGGCGCTTTAGCGACCAAGAAGAACCTCGAAAAGCTCTACGATGCAGGCCTTGACGAGATACGCTTCCACCCCGACCTCTTCAATCCCAACTCGAAGCTCTTCAAGGTGGAAATAGAGAACATAAAGAACGCCTTCGACTTCGACTGGGACATCGGCGGGGAGATTCCCTCCGTCCCGGGCCAGTTCGAGAGGATGAAGTGGTACGCCGAATTCCTCGACAGCCTCGGTGCGAAGTTCCTCAACGTGAACGAGCTGGAGTTCAGCGAGACCAACCTCAGAAACCTTCTCGACAGGGGGTACCGGCCGATAAGCGACGAGAGCTCGGCCATAAAGGGTTCGCTTGAACTCGGGCTTAAACTCCTCGAGTGGGGTGAGGAAAACACCTCGCTGAGCTACCACCTCTGCACCGCGAAGCTCAAGGACGCCGTCCAGCTCAGGAACCGGTTGAGGAGAATGGCGAGGAGCGTGGCTAAGCCATACATGGAAATCACCGAAGACGGAACGCTCCGCTTTGGGATTGCCGAATACGACGACCTGGACGAGCTTTACGAGTTCCTCGTCAGCGAGGCCGAGGTTCCGGAGGAATGGCTCCACGTGAACAAGGAAAAGGGCAGAATTGAGATGCCCGAGGAGGTGGCTTTAGAGCTGGCCGAGGCCATCGAAGGCGACGTGAGGTTCTTCATCGTCGAGGAGTACCCGACCTTCGACCGGATTGAGGTCGAGAGGATTCCTTTACCCTGA